One window of the Bos mutus isolate GX-2022 chromosome X, NWIPB_WYAK_1.1, whole genome shotgun sequence genome contains the following:
- the TSPYL2 gene encoding testis-specific Y-encoded-like protein 2, whose translation MDRADEGPPAKARRLSGSEPPQSELLLPPPPPPPPPPPPLLRLPLPPPQQRPRLQEETEAAQVLADMRGVGLGPALPPPPPYVILEEGGIRAYFTLGAGGPGWEPAVESGYGESPPLAESLETLSPSEVSGESLEIDFQVTEPSSFAGEKALETCSAGGRGYQRLAGPRGREETVIIVEDDDEDEKESVRKRRRRRKRKPRKVKRESPEKNAEKIECILQALENIQLDLEAVNIKAGKAFLRLKRKFIQMRRPFLERRDLIIQNIPGFWVKAFLNHPKISILINQRDEDIFRYLTNLQVQDLRHISMGYKMKLYFQTNPYFTNMVIVKEFQRNRSGRLVSHSTPIRWHRGQEPRAHRHGNQDANHSFFSWFSNHSLPEADRIAEIIKNDLWVNPVRYYMMGEGGYRTSRKKQEKEESKNKDEYEVVIMDDSDDYHIMEDIIGETSDSDGITDNETIHDVKISDFMETTDCFETTDNEITDISESLCDSECPGHNETTDNNESPNDNETTDNNESADDKESTNDNSENPEDDNTDENEENPDDNDENADENPNGDENPKDGNQRSNGNNQDSSDSDNEGDNDGSDIEDNDGNEGDNEGSDDDGNEGDNEGSDDDDRDIEDYENYLEDPDKDHHNNTNQDDYEDEVENISEEESSVEEEEEGSEEGSEQGENSNEEGIEDDSGEDSEDSDMEKVLQVQNPWAIPGKRGQMG comes from the exons ACCTCAGCAGCGCCCGAGGCTCCAGGAGGAAACCGAGGCGGCACAGGTGCTGGCTGACATGAGGGGGGTGGGACTGGGCCCCGCTCTGCCCCCGCCTCCGCCTTATGTCATTCTCGAGGAGGGGGGTATCCGCGCGTACTTcaccctgggggctgggggtccCGGCTGGGAGCCCGCAGTCGAGTCAGGGTACGGGGAGTCGCCCCCTCTCGCGGAGAGCCTAGAAACGCTCTCTCCCTCAGAGGTTTCTGGGGAAAGCCTGGAGATTGACTTCCAGGTGACGGAGCCCAGCAGCTTTGCAGGAGAGAAGGCCCTAGAAACCTGTAGCGCAGGGGGGCGGGGGTACCAGAGGTTAGCCGGTccaagagggagagaagagaccGTCATCATCGTGGAAGATGACGACGAGGATGAAAAGGAAAgcgtgaggaagaggaggaggaggaggaagaggaagcccAGGAAGGTGAAGAGGGAAAGCCCAGAGAAGAATGCTGAGAAGATAGAGTGCATCCTGCAGGCTCTGGAAAACATTCAGCTAGACCTGGAGGCGGTGAATATCAAGGCTGGCAAGGCCTTCCTCCGTCTCAAGCGCAAGTTCATCCAGATGCGGAGACCCTTCCTGGAGCGCAGAGATCTTATCATCCAGAATATCCCAGGCTTCTGGGTCAAAGCA TTCCTCAACCACCCCAAAATTTCAATCTTGATCAACCAACGCGATGAAGACATTTTCCGCTACTTGACCAACCTGCAG GTACAGGATCTCAGACATATCTCCATGGGCTACAAAATGAAGCTATACTTCCAGACAAACCCCTACTTCACAAATATGGTGATTGTCAAGGAGTTCCAGCGCAACCGCTCAG GCCGACTGGTGTCTCACTCCACCCCAATTCGCTGGCACCGGGGCCAGGAACCTCGGGCCCACAGGCACGGGAACCAGGACGCCAACCACAGCTTCTTCAGCTGGTTCTCAAACCATAGCCTCCCAGAGGCTGACAGGATTGCTGAG ATTATCAAGAATGACCTGTGGGTTAACCCTGTGCGTTACTACATGAtgggagaagggggctacagaacAAGcagaaagaagcaagaaaaagaagaaag TAAAAACAAGGATGAATATGAAGTGGTGATCATGGATGACTCTGATGACTATCACATCATGGAAGACATTATTGGAGAGACCTCAGACAGTGATGGTATCACCGACAATGAGACCATTCATGACGTCAAGATCTCTGACTTCATGGAGACTACTGACTGCTTCGAGACCACTGACAACGAGATAACTGACATCAGTGAGAGCCTCTGTGACAGCGAGTGCCCTGGCCACAATGAGACCACCGACAACAACGAAAGCCCCAATGACAACGAAACCACTGATAACAATGAGAGTGCTGATGACAAGGAGAGTACCAATGACAATAGTGAGAACCCTGAAGATGACAACACTGATGAGAACGAAGAGAACCCTGATGACAACGATGAGAATGCTGATGAGAACCCCAATGGTGATGAGAACCCCAAAGATGGCAACCAAAGGAGCAATGGCAACAACCAGGACAGCAGTGACAGTGACAATGAAGGAGACAATGATGGCAGTGATATTGAAGATAATGATGGCAATGAAGGTGACAACGAAGGTAGTGATGATGATGGCAACGAAGGTGACAATGAAGGCAGTGATGATGACGACCGAGACATTGAAGACTACGAGAATTACCTTGAAGACCCTGACAAGGATCACCATAACAATACCAACCAGGATGACTATGAGGACGAAGTAGAGAACATCTCTGAAGAAGAATCGTcagtggaggaagaggaggagggcagTGAGGAAG GCAGTGAGCAAGGTGAGAACAGCAATGAGGAAGGAATCGAAGACGACTCAGGAGAAGACTCAGAAGACTCCGACATGGAGAAGGTGCTTCAGGTCCAAAACCCTTGGGCCATCCCTGGAAAGAGGGGCCAAATGGGATAA